A genomic segment from Nicotiana sylvestris chromosome 1, ASM39365v2, whole genome shotgun sequence encodes:
- the LOC138877822 gene encoding BTB/POZ and MATH domain-containing protein 2-like yields MTHRRYHPSHAGKTSIAARSPMFRAQLFGPLKEDNVQSIKVDEIQAPVFKALLHFIYWDALPDLQELVGLDTKWAVTLMAHHLLAAADQYGLERLRALCEAKFCEDVTINTVATVPFFFFVD; encoded by the coding sequence ATGACCCATCGTCGTTACCACCCCAGCCACGCCGGAAAAACTAGTATTGCTGCCCGCTCCCCTATGTTCAGGGCACAACTCTTTGGTCCATTGAAAGAAGATAATGTACAAAGTATTAAAGTTGATGAAATTCAGGCTCCAGTATTCAAGGCGTTGCTCCACTTCATCTATTGGGATGCCCTTCCTGATTTACAAGAGCTGGTGGGTCTCGATACAAAATGGGCAGTCACTTTGATGGCTCATCATCTGCTTGCTGCAGCTGACCAGTATGGTCTTGAGAGATTGAGAGCACTTTGTGAGGCTAAGTTTTGCGAAGATGTTACAATCAACACCGTTGCTACTGTCCCTTTCTTTTTCTTCGTCGACTGA